One Nocardioides aromaticivorans genomic window carries:
- a CDS encoding sigma-70 family RNA polymerase sigma factor, protein MSSSDALPDDASLVAGVLAGDRQAFASVYEKYADRLHDFAFSMLRNPVEAQDCVADSFVVMAEKVGQLRDPSRLRPWLYAVVRNECLRTLRARGREAHDDEWLEAMPDQGRGPEDQVADDAVQAELRELVWAAVEGLNDRDRALIDLHLRQGLEGAELAAAMDVTPANAYVMLSRARDQVERALGALLIARRGSDDCEELAALLKDWDGTFSPLIRKRVARHIDGCEVCETRRKLMVSPLALFAGVPAFAAPPSLRDRVLGDERLVAFYVDQPTPGGAPPAGGAGTDDGGARRRRALAAIAAVLLLLAGVGLLAVLWPQGEDDLVAVDTATSASSTPASPSSTPAGTTTAPTSSATATSSAAAPSSTAASTDATVAAPGDLRVSTRSIDLGTGRSSDTVRLSNVGGSPVDFTARPRVGWLSVSTGGGSVAAGDATGLRITASRSGLAEGTHRGQVAVTWSGGTVLVAVSLTVNRAPVIGTITAGATSCSIPVSAAVSDGTGVQSVQATWSGSADGQATATLSGGRWRVTIPVAVGGNVKVTFTATDKAGLRSSRSRTFTFDPCPG, encoded by the coding sequence ATGAGCTCCTCGGACGCGTTGCCCGACGACGCGTCCCTGGTTGCCGGCGTGCTCGCCGGGGACCGGCAGGCCTTCGCCTCCGTCTACGAGAAGTACGCCGACCGGCTGCACGACTTCGCGTTCTCGATGCTGCGCAACCCGGTCGAGGCCCAGGACTGCGTCGCGGACTCCTTCGTCGTGATGGCCGAGAAGGTCGGCCAGCTGCGCGACCCGTCGCGGCTGCGGCCGTGGCTGTACGCCGTGGTCCGCAACGAGTGCCTGCGCACGCTGCGCGCGCGGGGGCGCGAGGCGCACGACGACGAATGGCTGGAAGCCATGCCTGACCAGGGACGGGGACCCGAGGACCAGGTTGCGGACGACGCGGTCCAGGCCGAGCTGCGCGAGCTGGTGTGGGCCGCGGTCGAGGGTCTCAACGACCGCGACCGCGCGCTGATCGACCTGCACCTGCGGCAGGGGCTCGAGGGCGCCGAGCTGGCGGCGGCGATGGACGTCACCCCGGCCAACGCCTACGTCATGCTGAGCCGCGCGCGTGACCAGGTCGAGCGCGCCCTGGGCGCGCTGCTCATCGCGCGCAGGGGCAGCGACGACTGCGAGGAGCTCGCGGCGCTGTTGAAGGACTGGGACGGCACCTTCTCGCCGCTCATCCGCAAGCGGGTCGCGCGGCACATCGACGGCTGCGAGGTCTGCGAGACCCGCCGCAAGCTGATGGTCAGCCCGCTGGCCCTCTTCGCCGGCGTCCCGGCCTTCGCCGCCCCGCCGTCGCTGCGCGACCGGGTCCTCGGCGACGAGCGGCTGGTGGCGTTCTACGTGGACCAGCCGACGCCCGGTGGCGCGCCGCCGGCAGGAGGCGCCGGTACGGACGACGGCGGCGCGCGCCGCCGTCGGGCGCTGGCGGCGATCGCCGCCGTCCTGCTCCTGCTCGCAGGGGTCGGCCTGCTCGCCGTGCTCTGGCCGCAGGGCGAGGACGACCTCGTCGCCGTCGACACCGCGACCTCGGCCTCGTCGACCCCGGCGTCCCCCTCCTCCACCCCCGCGGGTACGACGACCGCGCCCACCTCGTCCGCGACGGCGACCTCGTCCGCGGCCGCTCCCAGCAGCACCGCCGCCAGCACCGACGCCACCGTCGCCGCGCCCGGCGACCTGCGCGTCTCCACCCGCTCGATCGACCTCGGCACCGGGCGCTCCAGCGACACCGTGCGCCTGTCCAACGTCGGCGGCAGCCCGGTCGACTTCACCGCGCGGCCACGGGTCGGCTGGCTGTCGGTGTCCACCGGGGGCGGCTCCGTCGCCGCCGGTGACGCCACCGGGCTGCGGATCACCGCGAGCCGCTCGGGGCTCGCCGAGGGGACGCACCGCGGCCAGGTCGCGGTCACCTGGTCGGGTGGGACGGTGCTGGTCGCCGTGAGCCTGACCGTCAACCGGGCGCCGGTGATCGGCACCATCACCGCCGGTGCGACCAGCTGCAGCATCCCCGTCTCCGCCGCCGTCAGCGACGGGACCGGTGTGCAGTCGGTCCAGGCCACGTGGTCCGGCTCCGCCGACGGCCAGGCCACGGCGACGCTGTCCGGCGGCCGCTGGCGGGTGACCATCCCGGTCGCGGTCGGCGGCAACGTGAAGGTCACCTTCACCGCGACCGACAAGGCGGGCCTGCGGTCGAGCAGGTCGCGCACCTTCACCTTCGACCCCTGCCCCGGCTGA
- a CDS encoding limonene-1,2-epoxide hydrolase family protein gives MDSTRTPAEAVRGLWRTLSDRDWTGIADWVTDDCLYVDMPVGPALAARGPVDIVKRLQVGLRDLAAYENHEGLLVADGDVVMYEHSETWTFGTGEVVELPFVTVHRVREGRVCLWKDYWDFGGVANSAPPDWLESLQAADISWVYDATGQV, from the coding sequence ATGGACAGCACCCGTACCCCGGCCGAGGCGGTCCGTGGCCTCTGGCGCACGCTCTCGGACCGCGACTGGACCGGCATCGCCGACTGGGTCACCGACGACTGCCTCTACGTCGACATGCCCGTCGGTCCCGCCCTCGCCGCGCGCGGGCCGGTCGACATCGTCAAGCGGCTCCAGGTCGGCCTGCGCGACCTGGCGGCGTACGAGAACCACGAGGGGCTGCTCGTCGCCGACGGCGACGTCGTCATGTACGAGCACTCCGAGACGTGGACCTTCGGGACCGGCGAGGTCGTCGAGCTGCCGTTCGTGACCGTGCACCGGGTGCGCGAGGGCCGGGTGTGCCTGTGGAAGGACTACTGGGACTTCGGAGGCGTCGCGAACAGCGCTCCGCCGGACTGGCTGGAGAGCTTGCAGGCCGCCGACATCTCCTGGGTGTACGACGCCACCGGGCAGGTCTGA
- a CDS encoding ATP-binding protein produces the protein MPEVSRIAIVNRGEAAMRLIHAVRDLNARHASPDGPIRTVALYTDVDAGSAFVREADEAYLLGAAADRPYLDLAVLEQALTRTGADAAWVGWGFVAEDPAFAELCARLGVTFIGPSADAMRKLGDKIGSKLIAEEVGVPVAPWSRGGVDTLEEALASAEEIGYPLMLKATAGGGGRGIRKVTSGEELADAYQRTRDEAERAFGSGVVFLEKLVTDARHVEVQVIADGQGTAWAIGVRDCSVQRRNQKVIEESASPLLADAQAADLKGSAERLANAVGYAGAGTVEFLYHPGERTFAFLEVNTRLQVEHPITEEVTGTDLVALQIQVARGVPLTGDRPTERGHAVEARLNAEDPDRDFAPAPGRITRLEFPAGPGIRVDTGVAEGDTIPADFDSMIAKVIAWGADRDQALARLRRAMGETTVVIEGGATNKSFILDLLDQSEVTTGTPAWADTGWIDRVRGEGRLQAARHSGVALVAAAIEAYAEEERAEIARLLQTAQGGRPQVQHDPDRTIELKLRGATYALTVRQTGPARYQVTVAAGADERTVTAGLDRIDEVHGRLTVDGHRFRLVTATHGPVQLVEVDDVMHRVSRDEGGMVRSPAPALVVSTPLAVGDEVTAGQPVLVLESMKMETALHAPFTGRVKELLVRVGSQVETGAPLVRLEPTGDAAAEAGSTARIADLDLPTPVGAAAGAEGCPLDEIASQILGYDVEAGRRQELLAAHLAGRDASAAGTLHAEMALLSLFTDFAELSRNRPAGDEPPAELRVHSSREYFHTYLRSLDPDRGALPDHFRDKLLKVLAHYGVTDLERTPELERAVFRVFLAQQPPFEVDVAVAVLQRWLGDPPPAAEDAAAVRALLERMVRATQLRFAAVGDLARSVRFGWFDQPLVDDERRNVLGGVAAEVEALTDPAAPDRDARIDALTAIPEQLVGFLRDRIAEGLPAREPLLEVLIRRHYLEFDLHDLTVSSPEEYDGRPVVHAEYATDEKGATRVVSTIGDIAELADPGSALGAAITSVLTADHDDVVEVYLRWPDVPADPDEVSAEVAKMLAGQEFAARARRVSVAVCPPAPQPVGYFTFRAEDGAELVEDTLVRGMHPMVGRRLNLWRLREFDVTRLTAPDDVLLYECVAKANPDDRRLVAAAQVRQLAVVRNEDGDVIALPHAERAVENCLEAIRRVRTARGREGTKLDVNHVWVTVWPVVDADLDQLTALQGKITPLSEGAGIEEVLAEGRVAGPDGTPVPLAIRFHAKPGAGVVADVITPPTEPLAPMDEYAAKVLRARRRGLVYPYELQAVLAGGGTLVEHDLDDTGALVPVDRAPGHNKAGIIAAVVTTPTALHPEGITRVVLCGDPLKSLGAVSEPECARIIAAIDLAEQMGVPVEWFAVSAGARISMESGTENMDWVAAALRRIIEFTQAGGEINIVVAGINVGAQPYWNAEATMLMHTKGILVMTPDSAMVLTGKQSLDFSGGVSAEDNHGIGGYDRVMGPNGQAQYWVPDLAGAFGVLMAHYEHTYVVPGEAGPRRAPTTDPVDRDVTTHPHEGDFATVGEIFSAEHNPDRKRPFDIRTVMRALADADHEMLERWAGMADADTAVTVDTRIGGHPVSLIGIESRPVPRAGFPPTDGPDTYTAGTLFPRSSKKVARAINAASGNRPVVVLANLSGFDGSPESMRNLQLEYGAEIGRAIVNFRGPIVFCVISRYHGGAFVVFSKRLNPSMTVLAIEGSYASVLGGAPAAAVVFAAEVAKRAAADPRVAELEQRIAGAEDAERGALVVELAELRAQLRADKIAEVAAEFDGVHNIHRAVEVGSVDEVIAASDLRPKVVAAIEKALPA, from the coding sequence GTGCCTGAGGTCTCTCGAATCGCCATCGTCAACCGCGGTGAGGCCGCGATGCGGCTGATCCACGCCGTCCGCGACCTGAACGCCCGGCACGCGTCGCCGGACGGGCCGATCCGCACCGTCGCGCTCTACACCGACGTCGACGCCGGGTCCGCCTTCGTGCGAGAGGCCGACGAGGCGTACCTGCTCGGTGCCGCCGCCGACCGGCCCTATCTCGACCTCGCCGTCCTCGAGCAGGCGCTCACCCGGACCGGGGCGGACGCCGCCTGGGTCGGCTGGGGCTTCGTGGCCGAGGACCCCGCGTTCGCCGAGCTGTGCGCCCGGCTGGGCGTCACCTTCATCGGCCCCAGCGCCGACGCGATGCGCAAGCTCGGCGACAAGATCGGCTCGAAGCTGATCGCCGAGGAGGTCGGCGTACCCGTCGCTCCGTGGAGCCGCGGCGGCGTCGACACCCTCGAGGAGGCGCTGGCCAGCGCCGAGGAGATCGGCTACCCGCTGATGCTGAAGGCCACCGCCGGTGGTGGCGGCCGCGGCATCCGCAAGGTCACCTCCGGCGAGGAGCTCGCCGACGCCTACCAGCGCACCCGCGACGAGGCCGAGCGTGCCTTCGGCAGCGGCGTGGTCTTCCTGGAGAAGCTCGTCACCGACGCCCGCCACGTCGAGGTGCAGGTCATCGCCGACGGCCAGGGCACCGCCTGGGCGATCGGCGTGCGCGACTGCTCGGTCCAGCGGCGCAACCAGAAGGTCATCGAGGAGTCCGCGTCGCCGCTGCTGGCGGACGCGCAGGCCGCCGACCTCAAGGGCTCGGCGGAGCGGCTCGCCAACGCGGTCGGGTACGCCGGCGCGGGCACCGTCGAGTTCCTCTACCACCCGGGCGAGCGCACCTTCGCCTTCCTCGAGGTCAACACCCGCCTGCAGGTCGAGCACCCGATCACCGAGGAGGTGACCGGCACCGACCTCGTCGCGCTGCAGATCCAGGTGGCGCGCGGCGTCCCGCTCACCGGCGACCGGCCCACGGAGCGCGGCCACGCCGTCGAGGCGCGCCTCAACGCCGAGGACCCCGACCGCGACTTCGCGCCCGCGCCCGGCCGGATCACCCGCCTGGAGTTCCCGGCCGGTCCGGGCATCCGTGTCGACACCGGCGTCGCCGAGGGTGACACCATCCCGGCCGACTTCGACTCGATGATCGCCAAGGTCATCGCGTGGGGTGCCGACCGCGACCAGGCGCTGGCCCGCCTGCGCCGCGCGATGGGCGAAACCACCGTCGTCATCGAGGGCGGCGCCACCAACAAGAGCTTCATCCTCGACCTGCTCGACCAGTCCGAGGTCACCACCGGCACGCCCGCCTGGGCCGACACCGGCTGGATCGACCGCGTGCGCGGCGAGGGCCGCCTGCAGGCCGCCCGCCACTCCGGCGTCGCGCTCGTCGCCGCCGCGATCGAGGCGTACGCCGAGGAGGAGCGCGCCGAGATCGCCCGTCTGCTGCAGACCGCCCAGGGCGGGCGGCCGCAGGTCCAGCACGACCCCGACCGCACCATCGAGCTCAAGCTGCGCGGGGCGACGTACGCCCTGACCGTGCGGCAGACCGGACCCGCCCGCTACCAGGTCACCGTGGCCGCGGGCGCCGACGAGCGCACGGTCACCGCCGGCCTGGACCGCATCGACGAGGTGCACGGCCGGCTCACCGTGGACGGCCACCGGTTCCGCCTGGTCACCGCCACGCACGGCCCCGTCCAGCTGGTCGAGGTCGACGACGTCATGCACCGGGTCAGCCGCGACGAGGGCGGCATGGTCCGCTCGCCCGCGCCCGCCCTGGTCGTGTCGACGCCGCTCGCCGTCGGCGACGAGGTCACGGCCGGCCAGCCGGTGCTTGTGCTCGAGTCGATGAAGATGGAGACCGCGCTCCACGCGCCGTTCACCGGCCGGGTCAAGGAGCTCCTCGTCCGTGTCGGCAGCCAGGTCGAGACGGGTGCGCCGCTGGTACGCCTCGAGCCGACCGGTGACGCCGCCGCCGAGGCCGGCAGCACCGCCCGGATCGCCGACCTCGACCTGCCGACGCCGGTCGGTGCCGCCGCGGGTGCCGAGGGCTGCCCGCTCGACGAGATCGCCAGCCAGATCCTCGGGTACGACGTCGAGGCCGGCCGGCGCCAGGAGCTGCTGGCCGCGCACCTCGCCGGTCGTGACGCGAGCGCTGCCGGCACGCTGCACGCCGAGATGGCGCTGCTGTCGCTCTTCACCGACTTCGCCGAGCTCAGCCGCAACCGCCCGGCCGGCGACGAGCCGCCGGCCGAGCTGCGCGTGCACAGCTCCCGCGAGTACTTCCACACCTACCTGCGCAGCCTCGACCCCGACCGCGGCGCCCTGCCGGACCACTTCCGCGACAAGCTGCTCAAGGTCCTCGCGCACTACGGCGTCACCGACCTCGAGCGGACGCCCGAGCTCGAGCGCGCCGTCTTCCGGGTCTTCCTCGCGCAGCAGCCGCCGTTCGAGGTCGACGTGGCCGTCGCCGTCCTCCAGCGCTGGCTCGGCGACCCGCCGCCGGCCGCCGAGGACGCCGCCGCCGTCCGCGCCCTGCTGGAGCGGATGGTCCGCGCGACCCAGCTCCGCTTCGCCGCCGTCGGTGACCTGGCCCGCTCGGTCCGGTTCGGCTGGTTCGACCAGCCGCTCGTCGACGACGAGCGCCGGAACGTCCTCGGTGGCGTCGCCGCCGAGGTGGAGGCCCTGACCGACCCGGCCGCCCCCGACCGCGACGCGCGGATCGACGCGCTCACCGCGATCCCCGAGCAGCTCGTCGGCTTCCTGCGCGACCGGATCGCCGAGGGCCTGCCCGCCCGCGAGCCGCTGCTCGAGGTGCTGATCCGCCGCCACTACCTCGAGTTCGACCTGCACGACCTGACCGTCAGCAGCCCCGAGGAGTACGACGGCCGCCCCGTCGTGCACGCCGAGTACGCCACCGACGAGAAGGGCGCCACCCGGGTCGTCTCCACGATCGGCGACATCGCCGAGCTGGCCGACCCCGGCAGCGCCCTGGGTGCCGCGATCACCTCGGTGCTCACGGCCGACCACGACGACGTCGTCGAGGTCTACCTGCGCTGGCCCGACGTACCGGCCGACCCCGACGAGGTCTCGGCCGAGGTGGCGAAGATGCTCGCCGGCCAGGAGTTCGCCGCCCGCGCCCGCCGCGTCTCCGTGGCGGTCTGCCCGCCGGCGCCGCAGCCGGTCGGCTACTTCACGTTCCGCGCCGAGGACGGCGCCGAGCTGGTCGAGGACACCCTGGTCCGCGGCATGCACCCGATGGTCGGGCGCCGGCTGAACCTGTGGCGTCTGCGCGAGTTCGACGTCACCCGACTCACCGCCCCCGACGACGTGCTCCTCTACGAGTGCGTGGCCAAGGCGAACCCGGACGACCGGCGCCTGGTCGCCGCCGCGCAGGTGCGGCAGCTGGCCGTCGTACGCAACGAGGACGGCGACGTGATCGCCCTGCCGCACGCCGAGCGCGCGGTCGAGAACTGCCTGGAGGCGATCCGCCGCGTCCGCACCGCCCGCGGCCGCGAGGGCACCAAGCTCGACGTCAACCACGTGTGGGTCACCGTGTGGCCGGTCGTCGACGCCGACCTCGACCAGCTCACCGCGCTGCAGGGCAAGATCACCCCGCTCAGCGAGGGCGCCGGCATCGAGGAGGTCCTCGCCGAGGGCCGCGTCGCCGGCCCGGACGGCACGCCCGTCCCGCTCGCGATCCGCTTCCACGCCAAGCCCGGCGCGGGCGTCGTCGCCGACGTGATCACGCCGCCGACCGAGCCGCTCGCGCCGATGGACGAGTACGCCGCCAAGGTGCTGCGGGCGCGCCGTCGCGGGCTGGTCTACCCCTACGAGCTGCAGGCCGTGCTCGCCGGTGGCGGCACCCTGGTCGAACACGACCTCGACGACACCGGCGCACTGGTGCCGGTGGACCGCGCGCCGGGCCACAACAAGGCCGGCATCATCGCCGCCGTCGTCACCACGCCGACCGCGCTGCACCCCGAGGGCATCACCCGCGTCGTGCTGTGCGGTGACCCGCTGAAGTCGCTCGGCGCCGTCTCGGAGCCCGAGTGCGCGCGGATCATCGCGGCCATCGACCTCGCCGAGCAGATGGGCGTCCCGGTCGAGTGGTTCGCCGTCTCCGCCGGCGCCCGGATCTCGATGGAGAGCGGCACGGAGAACATGGACTGGGTGGCCGCCGCGCTGCGCCGGATCATCGAGTTCACCCAGGCCGGTGGCGAGATCAACATCGTCGTGGCCGGCATCAACGTGGGCGCCCAGCCGTACTGGAACGCCGAGGCGACCATGCTGATGCACACCAAGGGCATCCTCGTGATGACGCCCGACAGCGCGATGGTGCTGACCGGCAAGCAGTCGCTCGACTTCTCCGGCGGCGTCTCGGCCGAGGACAACCACGGCATCGGCGGTTACGACCGGGTGATGGGCCCGAACGGGCAGGCGCAGTACTGGGTGCCCGACCTGGCCGGCGCCTTCGGCGTGCTCATGGCGCACTACGAGCACACCTACGTCGTCCCCGGCGAGGCCGGCCCGCGCCGCGCGCCGACCACGGACCCCGTCGACCGCGACGTCACGACCCACCCGCACGAGGGCGACTTCGCGACGGTCGGCGAGATCTTCTCCGCCGAGCACAACCCCGACCGCAAGCGGCCCTTCGACATCCGCACCGTCATGCGGGCGCTCGCCGATGCCGACCACGAGATGCTCGAGCGATGGGCCGGCATGGCCGACGCCGACACCGCCGTCACCGTCGACACCCGCATCGGCGGCCACCCGGTCAGCCTCATCGGCATCGAGTCCCGCCCGGTGCCGCGCGCCGGCTTCCCGCCCACCGACGGCCCCGACACCTACACGGCCGGCACGCTCTTCCCGCGCTCGTCGAAGAAGGTGGCCCGCGCGATCAACGCGGCCTCGGGCAACCGCCCGGTCGTCGTACTCGCGAACCTGTCGGGCTTCGACGGCTCACCCGAGTCGATGCGCAATCTGCAGCTGGAGTACGGCGCCGAGATCGGTCGCGCGATCGTCAACTTCCGCGGCCCGATCGTGTTCTGCGTGATCTCGCGCTACCACGGCGGCGCGTTCGTGGTGTTCTCCAAGCGGCTCAACCCGTCGATGACGGTGCTGGCGATCGAGGGCTCCTACGCCTCGGTGCTCGGCGGCGCGCCCGCCGCGGCCGTCGTGTTCGCGGCCGAGGTCGCCAAGCGCGCGGCCGCCGACCCGCGGGTCGCCGAGCTGGAGCAGCGGATCGCCGGGGCCGAGGACGCCGAGCGCGGGGCGCTCGTGGTGGAGCTCGCCGAGCTGCGGGCCCAGCTGCGCGCGGACAAGATCGCCGAGGTCGCCGCCGAGTTCGACGGCGTCCACAACATCCACCGCGCGGTCGAGGTCGGCTCCGTCGACGAGGTCATCGCCGCCAGCGACTTGCGACCCAAGGTCGTCGCCGCGATCGAGAAGGCCCTCCCCGCCTGA
- a CDS encoding LLM class F420-dependent oxidoreductase, protein MRNGIVLFTSDRGITPARLAVAAEERGFDTIYVPEHTHIPVRRDALHPTGGEELPDDRYLRTLDPWVSLATCAAVTTTIGLSTAVALPVESDPITLAKTLATLDHLSGGRVTIGAGFGWNTDELTDHHVPAEKRRTVLKEYLEAMRALWTQEEASYDGQFVSFGPSWAYPKPPQGRIPVIIGAGAGPKTFDWIAANADGWMTTPTTTDVAANADKLRKVWADAGREGQPDVRILVAKRPTEEDFADWMGAGASELIWGVPDSDESAVLTYLDKMAARLGLSA, encoded by the coding sequence ATGCGCAACGGGATCGTCCTCTTCACCTCCGACCGCGGCATCACGCCGGCCCGCCTCGCCGTGGCCGCCGAGGAGCGCGGGTTCGACACCATCTACGTGCCCGAGCACACCCACATCCCGGTGCGCCGCGACGCGCTGCACCCGACGGGCGGCGAGGAGCTGCCCGACGACCGCTACCTGCGCACGCTCGACCCGTGGGTCTCGCTGGCGACCTGCGCCGCGGTCACCACGACGATCGGGCTCTCCACGGCGGTGGCCCTGCCGGTCGAGTCCGACCCGATCACCCTCGCCAAGACGCTCGCCACCCTCGACCACCTCTCCGGCGGCCGGGTCACCATCGGCGCCGGCTTCGGCTGGAACACCGACGAGCTGACCGACCACCACGTCCCCGCGGAGAAGCGGCGCACCGTCCTCAAGGAGTACCTCGAGGCGATGCGGGCGCTGTGGACCCAGGAGGAGGCGTCGTACGACGGCCAGTTCGTCTCGTTCGGACCGAGCTGGGCCTACCCCAAGCCCCCGCAGGGCCGGATCCCCGTCATCATCGGCGCCGGCGCCGGCCCGAAGACCTTCGACTGGATCGCGGCGAACGCCGACGGCTGGATGACCACGCCCACCACCACCGACGTCGCCGCCAACGCCGACAAGCTGCGCAAGGTGTGGGCCGACGCAGGCCGAGAGGGCCAGCCCGACGTGCGGATCCTGGTCGCGAAGCGGCCCACCGAGGAGGACTTCGCCGACTGGATGGGCGCCGGTGCGTCCGAGCTGATCTGGGGCGTCCCCGACTCCGACGAGTCCGCGGTGCTGACCTACCTGGACAAGATGGCGGCCCGCCTGGGGCTGTCGGCCTGA
- a CDS encoding TetR/AcrR family transcriptional regulator, whose protein sequence is MSSQVFEAPRQGLNPRQAETVEKLLAAGLEELRAVGHEALTVRTVAQRAGVSPATAYTYLASKNHLFAELFWRHLSGAPAQPPAGGTATARLQATMRALTARIVEEPALAAAVTPALLGTDPDVERLRLRIGGEFLSRFEAAMGDQADAGVLEVLVLTFSGALLQAGMGLMTYDQIAERLVAAVDVIMRGN, encoded by the coding sequence ATGTCCAGTCAGGTGTTCGAAGCGCCGCGCCAGGGGCTCAACCCGCGCCAGGCCGAGACGGTCGAGAAGCTCCTCGCCGCCGGCCTCGAGGAGCTGCGCGCGGTGGGCCACGAGGCGCTCACCGTCCGCACCGTCGCCCAGCGGGCGGGGGTCTCCCCGGCGACGGCGTACACCTATCTCGCCTCCAAGAACCACCTCTTCGCCGAGCTCTTCTGGCGCCACCTCAGCGGGGCCCCGGCCCAGCCGCCCGCCGGAGGTACGGCGACCGCGCGGCTCCAGGCCACCATGCGGGCGCTCACGGCACGGATCGTCGAGGAGCCCGCGCTCGCGGCCGCGGTCACCCCCGCGCTGCTCGGCACGGACCCCGACGTGGAGCGGCTGCGGCTGCGGATCGGCGGGGAGTTCCTCAGCAGGTTCGAGGCGGCGATGGGGGACCAGGCCGACGCCGGCGTGCTGGAGGTGCTGGTGCTGACCTTCTCGGGCGCGCTGCTCCAGGCGGGGATGGGCCTGATGACCTACGACCAGATCGCCGAGCGGCTCGTCGCCGCCGTCGACGTGATCATGCGAGGCAACTGA
- a CDS encoding cytochrome P450: MTVSTGSTTGAPLVFDPYDYAFQDDPYPTYQRLRDEAPVFHAEADDIWVISRHQDVFDVLRNDTVFSNRMGVSLDASAWNPEAHRVMSFLGLDGAEQSRIRKLVSAAFTPRRVRELTPEVQALTERYLERTFAADAERGEADWIRDFAGLLPMDVISEMMGVPVADRDEVRRLADLVVHREDGVRDVPQAGMEASFALFEYYGQMVAQRRTAPSDDLTSALIAAELDGDRLTDGEIMAFLFLMVVAGNETTTKLLGNALFHLAAHPEQKAQVLADVALVPTWIEETLRHDTSSQMLARYVTEDVEVGGVLIPGGSKALVLLGSANRDDRVFTDPTVYDIHRERSELSEILSFGTGRHFCLGANLARLEARVVLEELVRRVAHFEVHADRAVRVHSTSVRGFASLPVTFTERSR; the protein is encoded by the coding sequence ATGACGGTCTCGACAGGCTCGACGACCGGGGCGCCGCTCGTCTTCGACCCCTACGACTACGCCTTCCAGGACGACCCCTACCCGACGTACCAGCGGCTGCGCGACGAGGCGCCCGTCTTCCACGCGGAGGCCGACGACATCTGGGTCATCTCGCGCCACCAGGACGTCTTCGACGTGCTGCGCAACGACACCGTCTTCTCCAACCGGATGGGCGTCTCGCTCGACGCGTCGGCCTGGAACCCCGAGGCGCACCGGGTGATGAGCTTCCTCGGGCTCGACGGCGCGGAGCAGTCGCGCATCCGCAAGCTCGTGTCCGCCGCCTTCACGCCGCGCCGCGTGCGCGAGCTGACGCCGGAGGTGCAGGCGCTGACCGAGCGCTATCTCGAGCGCACCTTCGCGGCCGACGCGGAGCGGGGCGAGGCCGACTGGATCCGCGACTTCGCGGGCCTGCTGCCGATGGACGTCATCTCTGAGATGATGGGCGTCCCGGTCGCCGACCGTGACGAGGTACGACGCCTGGCCGACCTCGTCGTGCACCGCGAGGACGGCGTCCGCGACGTCCCGCAGGCGGGCATGGAGGCGTCCTTCGCGCTCTTCGAGTACTACGGCCAGATGGTCGCGCAGCGTCGTACCGCCCCGAGCGACGACCTCACCTCCGCGCTGATCGCGGCCGAGCTGGACGGCGACCGGCTCACCGACGGCGAGATCATGGCCTTCCTGTTCCTCATGGTCGTCGCCGGCAACGAGACCACCACCAAGCTGCTCGGCAACGCGCTCTTCCACCTCGCCGCGCACCCGGAGCAGAAGGCGCAGGTGCTCGCCGACGTCGCCCTGGTGCCGACGTGGATCGAGGAGACGCTGCGCCACGACACGTCGAGCCAGATGCTGGCGCGCTATGTCACCGAGGACGTCGAGGTCGGCGGCGTGCTGATCCCCGGCGGCTCCAAGGCGCTGGTCCTGCTCGGCAGCGCCAACCGCGACGACCGGGTCTTCACCGACCCGACGGTCTACGACATCCACCGCGAGAGGTCCGAGCTCTCCGAGATCCTCAGCTTCGGCACCGGCCGGCACTTCTGCCTCGGCGCCAACCTCGCCCGGCTGGAGGCCCGCGTGGTCCTCGAGGAGCTGGTACGACGGGTGGCCCACTTCGAGGTGCACGCCGACCGCGCGGTCCGGGTGCACTCGACCAGCGTGCGCGGCTTCGCGTCGCTGCCGGTGACCTTCACGGAGCGGAGCCGCTGA